The Linepithema humile isolate Giens D197 chromosome 2, Lhum_UNIL_v1.0, whole genome shotgun sequence genome has a segment encoding these proteins:
- the LOC105677500 gene encoding lysosomal acid glucosylceramidase produces MYMKTHDQFLPQFLVMCRTIVLVLVITVTVTLTDGCIKRPSVASGDDDGHYCVCNATYCDQAPDAIEPLNPAEYILITSSKSGLRFHVSNGAFENVDSDRIDSKPQKKDINHAKPTKIIVNNMDTYQEIFGFGGAVTDAAAINILNLTDEASENLLKSYFGPHGINYSIIRTPMGGSDFSTRPYAYAMRENDTLLEDFNLQPEDYNYKIPVMKRAQKLKGEINLITAPWSAPLWMKTNNSWTHAGKLRPEYRQLWADYFVKYFQAYRNEKLEFWGLTPQNEPRAYIYLPVSLHLNNMKWAPEEESDWIVDYLCPSLKKNGFEHIKIFSMDENRLALPDWPEKVFQNKKARDIVSGIAVHYYFDEVIGPHNLDEVKRLFPEKSFIYTEACAGYASEEKVILGSWARGELYAKNIIQTLSHWASTWIDWNLALDLIGGPTYISNFVDSPIIVNSTADEFYKQPMFYALGHFSKYIPPNSVRIGTTTENENKKVQSVAFSTPDNGTVLVILNQNEEEKEVLIEDSTKGITRINVSGKSINTMKYW; encoded by the exons atgtatatgaaaACTCATGATCAATTTCTGCCTCAGTTCTTAGTAATGTGTCGTACGATCGTTCTCGTTCTCGTTATTACAGTGACAG TTACGCTAACGGATGGCTGCATCAAGCGACCATCCGTGGCGAGCGGAGATGATGACGGGCATTACTGTGTTTGCAATGCAACGTATTGTGATCAAGCGCCGGACGCGATCGAGCCGCTCAATCCCGCCGAATATATTCTGATAACTTCTAGCAAAAGCGGTCTACGATTTCACGTGTCGAACGGCGCGTTTGAAAATGTCGACTCTGACC GAATAGATTCAAAACCtcaaaagaaagatataaatcaTGCAAAGCCTACTAAGATTATCGTTAACAACATGGATACGTATCAAGAGATCTTCGGGTTTGGTGGAGCAGTAACTGATGCAGCCGCTATAAATATCCTTAATCTGACAGATGAGGCGTCTGAAAACTTATTGAA aaGCTACTTTGGCCCGCATGGAATCAATTATAGTATAATCAGAACGCCAATGGGCGGATCGGATTTTTCAACGAgaccttatgcttatgcgatGAGAGAAAATGACACCTTACTCGAAGATTTCAATTTGCAACCAGAGGATTACAATTATAag ATCCCGGTAATGAAACGAGCTCAAAAGTTAAAAGGTGAAATTAACTTAATCACTGCGCCGTGGTCCGCCCCTCTCTGGATGAAAACAAATAACAGTTGGACACATGCTGGTAAACTACGTCCGGAATATCGTCAATTATGGGCAGATTATTTCGTAAA ATATTTTCAGGCTTATCGCAAtgaaaaattggaattttGGGGCCTAACGCCTCAGAATGAGCCGAGAGCTTACATCTATCTTCCGGTATCACTTCATTTAAACAATATGAAATGGGCTCCCGAGGAGGAAAGCGATTGGATTGTCGATTACTTGTGTCCAAGCCTGAAGAAAAACGGTTTTGAGCacattaagattttttcaatgGACGAAAATAGGCTGGCGCTTCCTGACTGGCCGGAAAAAGTATTTCAGAACAAAAAAGCCCGAGACATTGTTTCTGGAATCGCTGTTCATTATTACTTCGATGAAGTAATCGGCCCGCACAACTTAGACGAAGTAAAACGACTTTTTCCAGAGAAGTCGTTTATATACACAGAAGCTTGCGCTGGATATGCGTCAG AGGAAAAGGTGATTCTTGGCTCATGGGCGCGTGGTGAACTATACGCGAAAAATATCATTCAGACTTTGTCGCACTGGGCATCCACATGGATCGACTGGAATCTCGCTTTAGATCTGATCGGTGGACCCACCTACATAAGTAATTTCGTTGATTCACCGATAATAGTCAATAGCACCGCCGATGAATTCTACAAACAGCCGATGTTCTACGCTCTTGGGCACTTTTCAAA GTACATTCCACCTAACAGCGTGAGAATCGGCACGACAACGGAAAacgaaaataagaaagttCAAAGTGTCGCGTTTTCTACGCCTGACAATGGCACTGTATTAGTAATCCTAAATCA gAACGAAGAGGAGAAAGAAGTTTTGATCGAAGATTCCACAAAAGGGATAACAAGAATAAATGTCTCCGGAAAATCCATAAACACGATGAAATATTGGTAG